In Euphorbia lathyris chromosome 9, ddEupLath1.1, whole genome shotgun sequence, the following are encoded in one genomic region:
- the LOC136206539 gene encoding uncharacterized protein, with amino-acid sequence MMSGKYTSLDNQNVSGSVASVPDPGHVSVKFADSNLETFPPSNAQGKISGAARPPRDADDTFSKPVSGSISEEPQQSGWLSKFTVAAYKPYFDIDTTDVLERIKDSLFPFRGTFTEKTATNPDLYGPFWICTTLIFVAASIGTFVTYIAHKLQKKEWEYDINVVTWSAGLFYGYVTIIPIALYVILKYFSAPSGLAQLFCLYGYSLFIFIPALCLSIVPVEIFRWVISGVAGFMSASFVALNLRTHIKSAGERWFLIVATIFLLQLALSVVLKMYLFTVTV; translated from the exons atgatgtCAGGCAAATACACAAGTCTTGACAATCAAAATGTCTCGGGATCGGTAGCT TCTGTTCCAGATCCAGGTCATGTCTCTGTCAAATTCGCCG ATTCAAATCTCGAGACCTTCCCTCCATCAAATGCGCAAGGCAAAATCTCCGGTGCAGCTCGCCCTCCTCGCGATGCTGATG ATACATTTTCAAAACCTGTTTCTGGTTCTATTTCTGAGGAACCCCAGCAAAGTGGTTGGCTGAGTAAATTCACAGTTGCTGCGTATAAACCATACTTTGATATAGATACAACAGATGTTTTAGAGAGAATCAAAGattccctttttccttttaGAGGAACCTTCACTGAGAAAACTGCTACCAATCCAGATTT GTATGGGCCATTCTGGATATGCACTACCCTGATCTTTGTAGCAGCTTCCATTGGTACCTTTGTCACGTATATAGCACACAAACTTCAGAAGAAAGAATGGGAATATGACATAAATGTGGTGACTTGGTCTGCTGGTCTCTTCTATGGCTATGTTACCATTATACCTATTGCATTGTATGTAATCCTCAAGTACTTCTCAGCACCGTCAGGCCTTGCCCAGCTGTTTTGTCTTTATGGTTATTCTCTATTTATCTTCATTCCAGCATTG TGTCTATCGATTGTGCCCGTGGAAATTTTCAGATGGGTTATCTCAGGTGTGGCAGGTTTCATGTCAGCATCCTTTGTGGCCCTTAATCTTCGAACCCATATTAAATCTGCAGGTGAAAGGTGGTTTTTGATTGTAGCTACCATCTTTCTATTGCAGCTGGCTCTATCTGTGGTTTTGAAGATGTACTTGTTCACTGTCACTGTATGA